The proteins below are encoded in one region of Silene latifolia isolate original U9 population chromosome 2, ASM4854445v1, whole genome shotgun sequence:
- the LOC141633889 gene encoding uncharacterized protein LOC141633889, with protein MVSPLFIHLNSISSFGLLGDFGNENYELVKSVAKIDMPKAAIHGNHDSWGKTMEFSYSWMREEHVGYGRLDFPALKVSVVGGRPFSCGSDNLFRKKLIKRFGVKTMEESADKIHKATIETPDGHSIIFLAHNRPTGLGSDPDDICGKDWAGGGDFGDPNLAQTISLLKENSNYHVPLVVFGHMHKEMLNGGFRKMISIGSDNTIYLNAVIVPRVKPLDLCKSRAFTVVDFMDDESNKSSRNLGVSCWRGDI; from the exons ATGGTCTCCCCTTTGTTCATCCATCTAAATTCAATCTCGTCTTTCGGATTATTAGGTGACTTTGGGAATGAGAATTACGAGCTTGTTAAGAGTGTCGCAAAGATAGACATGCCTAAAGCAGCAATACATGGAAATCATGATTCCTGGG GAAAAACGATGGAGTTCAGCTACAGCTGGATGC GGGAGGAGCATGTTGGATATGGACGCTTGGACTTCCCCGCATTGAAAGTTAGTGTTGTAGGTGGGAGACCTTTTTCTTGTGGAAGTGATAACTTATTCAGGAAAAAGCTTATAAAAAG ATTTGGAGTCAAAACAATGGAAGAAAGTGCGGACAAAATTCATAAGGCTACTATTGAAACTCCTGACGGCCACTCAATTATATTTCTCGCACATAATAGGCCAACAG GTCTTGGTTCTGATCCAGATGACATATGCGGGAAAGACTGGGCAGGTGGTGGAGACTTTGGGGATCCAA ATCTAGCCCAAACCATATCCCTCTTAAAAGAGAATAGTAATTATCATGTACCTTTGGTTGTGTTCGGGCACATGCATAAAGAAATGCTCAATGGGGGTTTCCGGAAGATGATATCAATTGGAAGTGATAATACTATTTACTTGAATGCAGTCATTGTACCGAGGGTAAAACCTCTAGACTTGTGTAAGTCACGTGCATTCACGGTGGTAGATTTCATGGATGATGAGAGTAACAAAAGTAGTAGAAACTTGGGTGTCAGTTGTTGGCGAGGAGACATTTAA
- the LOC141642265 gene encoding heat shock protein 90-5, chloroplastic-like, producing MFGKRSATKKYVIREETDPEKLLKRGTQITLYLRPDDKYEFSEPTRILNLVKNYSQFVSFPIYTWQEKSRSVEVEEEPTEEDKPEMRNSKEVQKDEYYEFYKKTFNEFLDPLTCTHFTTEGEVEFRSVLYIPGMAPINNEEVVNPKTKNIR from the exons ATGTTTGGGAAGCGATCGGCGACAAAGAAATATGTCATCAGGGAGGAAACTGATCCTGAGAAGCTTTTAAAGCGAGGGACACAAATCACTTTGTATCTAAGG CCTGATGACAAATATGAATTCTCAGAGCCTACAAGGATCCTGAATTTGGTGAAGAATTACTCGCAATTTGTTTCCTTCCCTATATACACATGGCAAGAAAAATCAAGATCAGTTGAG GTGGAAGAAGAACCAACAGAAGAAGATAAACCAGAG ATGCGAAATTCTAAGGAAGTTCAGAAGGATGAGTACTATGAATTCTACAAGAAGACCTTCAATGAATTTCTTGATCCTCTTACGTGCACCCATTTCACTACAGAG GGTGAAGTGGAGTTTCGTAGTGTGCTTTATATTCCTGGAATGGCACCCATAAATAATGAGGAAGTtgtaaatccaaaaacaaagaaTATACGTTAA